The following proteins are encoded in a genomic region of Candida albicans SC5314 chromosome 4, complete sequence:
- the CEK1 gene encoding mitogen-activated serine/threonine-protein kinase (ERK-family protein kinase; required for wild-type yeast-hypha switch, mating efficiency, virulence in mice; Cst20-Hst7-Cek1-Cph1 MAPK pathway regulates mating, and invasive hyphal growth under some conditions; Spider biofilm induced), with the protein MNIDQHHQLQQQHQQQMLQQQAQAQAQAQAQAQQQQQQQQQAAAAAAAANAAATTSSSPRQVSFNVSDHYQILEIVGEGAYGIVCSAIHKPSQQKVAIKKIEPFERSMLCLRTLRELKLLKHFNHENIISILAIQRPINYESFNEIYLIQELMETDLHRVIRTQNLSDDHIQYFIYQTLRALKAMHSANVLHRDLKPSNLLLNSNCDLKICDFGLARSIASQEDNYGFMTEYVATRWYRAPEIMLTFQEYTTAIDVWSVGCILAEMLSGRPLFPGRDYHNQLWLIMEVLGTPNMEDYYNIKSKRAREYIRSLPFCKKIPFSELFANTNNNTSTSTSNTGGRTNINPLALDLLEKLLIFNPAKRITVEDALKHPYLQLYHDPNDEPISDKIPEDFFDFDKMKDQLTIEDLKKLLYEEIMKPL; encoded by the coding sequence ATGAATATAgatcaacatcatcagcttcaacagcaacatcaacaacaaatgttacaacaacaagctCAGGCTCAGGCTCAGGCTCAAGCTCAagcacaacaacaacaacaacaacaacaacaggcAGCAGCCGCAGCCGCAGCAGCTAACGCTGCAGCTactacttcttcttccccTCGTCAAGTTTCATTCAACGTATCTgatcattatcaaatattagAAATTGTTGGAGAAGGAGCATATGGAATAGTTTGTTCAGCCATTCATAAACCATCACAACAAAAAGTTGccattaaaaaaattgaaccaTTTGAAAGAAGTATGTTATGTTTACGTACATTACgagaattaaaattattaaaacatTTTAATCATGAAAATATCATTAGTATATTAGCTATACAACGACCAATTAATTATGAAtcatttaatgaaatttatttaattcaagaattgatGGAAACTGATTTACATCGAGTCATTAGAACTCAAAATTTATCTGATGATCATATAcaatatttcatttatcaAACTTTAAGAGCTTTAAAAGCTATGCATTCAGCTAATGTATTGCATCGAGATTTAAAACCActgaatttattattaaattcaaattgtgatttaaaaatttgtgATTTTGGTTTAGCAAGATCAATTGCTTCACAAGAAGATAATTATGGATTCATGACAGAATACGTAGCTACAAGATGGTATAGAGCTCCAGAAATCATGTTAACTTTTCAAGAATATACTACTGCTATTGATGTTTGGTCAGTTGGTTGTATATTGGCAGAAATGTTGAGTGGTAGACCTTTATTCCCTGGTAGAGATtatcataatcaattatgGTTAATTATGGAAGTTTTAGGAACACCAAATATGGaagattattataatattaaatcTAAACGAGCAAGAGAATATATTAGAAGTTTACCCttttgtaaaaaaattCCGTTCAGTGAATTATTTGCcaataccaacaacaatactaGTACTAGTACTAGTAATACTGGCGGTAGGACAAATATTAATCCATTGGCATTagatttattagaaaaattattaatttttaatcCTGCTAAAAGAATTACTGTTGAAGATGCTTTAAAACATCCTTATTTACAATTATATCATGATCCTAATGATGAACCAATTAGTGATAAAATCCCAGAAGATTTTTTcgattttgataaaatgaaagatcaattaacaattgaagatttgaaaaaattgttatatGAAGAGATTATGAAACCATTATAA